One segment of Gordonia terrae DNA contains the following:
- a CDS encoding SIR2 family NAD-dependent protein deacylase, with the protein MTLAGTPDPDSGEPIPDAVADLVRRAEWITVFSGAGMSAESGIATFRDAQTGLWEKFDPAELATPEAWARDPALVWGWYRWRAREVLAAQPNAGHLALAELATSRTVMVVTQNVDDLHERAGSDVVSHLHGSLFAPRCSVCGTPYDGPGAYPDPADRPDATPADDPRVDPPTCPRCGGVVRPGIVWFGEALPESDWQRADQAFRAAEVVLVVGTSGIVYPAAALPERAVRAGIPVIEFNPAPSALSDVVTHSLRMPAAVGLPALLRSVR; encoded by the coding sequence ATGACCCTCGCCGGGACACCGGACCCGGACTCCGGCGAACCGATTCCGGACGCGGTCGCCGACCTCGTGCGTCGCGCGGAGTGGATCACGGTGTTCAGCGGCGCAGGCATGTCGGCCGAGAGCGGGATCGCGACCTTCCGGGACGCCCAGACCGGGTTGTGGGAGAAGTTCGACCCCGCCGAACTCGCCACCCCCGAGGCGTGGGCGCGCGACCCGGCCCTGGTCTGGGGGTGGTACCGGTGGCGCGCTCGCGAAGTGCTTGCCGCGCAGCCGAATGCCGGCCACCTCGCACTCGCCGAGCTCGCCACCTCGCGCACCGTCATGGTCGTGACGCAGAATGTCGACGATCTTCACGAGCGGGCGGGCAGCGACGTCGTCAGCCATCTGCACGGCAGCCTGTTCGCCCCCCGGTGTTCGGTCTGCGGCACCCCGTACGACGGCCCCGGCGCATATCCCGACCCCGCTGACCGCCCCGATGCGACGCCGGCGGACGACCCACGCGTCGACCCGCCCACCTGCCCGCGCTGCGGTGGTGTCGTGCGGCCCGGCATCGTCTGGTTCGGCGAAGCGCTGCCCGAATCGGATTGGCAGCGTGCAGATCAGGCGTTTCGCGCGGCGGAGGTGGTGCTCGTCGTGGGTACCAGCGGGATCGTCTACCCGGCAGCCGCGTTGCCGGAGCGAGCGGTGCGCGCGGGCATCCCGGTCATCGAGTTCAACCCGGCGCCGTCGGCGCTGTCCGACGTCGTGACCCACAGCCTGCGGATGCCCGCCGCGGTCGGCCTGCCCGCGCTGCTCAGATCAGTGCGCTGA
- a CDS encoding HIT family protein, which produces MSSCIFCGIVDGTSPGRIVYSDDDVLGFLDIRPVTRGHILLVPRVHSSGLDDLDPAIGASLFRAGQRLATAMKTGPMSADGVNLALNDGRAAFQTVFHTHLHVVPRHDGDKLSFAKGFLVRRDPDPDETAALVRACIGSAG; this is translated from the coding sequence ATGAGCAGTTGCATCTTCTGCGGCATCGTCGACGGCACATCCCCCGGGCGCATCGTGTACTCCGACGACGACGTGCTCGGTTTCCTCGACATCCGCCCCGTCACCCGCGGACACATCCTCCTCGTGCCGCGCGTCCATTCGTCCGGGCTCGACGACCTGGACCCGGCGATCGGCGCCTCGCTCTTCCGCGCCGGCCAGCGACTGGCCACCGCGATGAAGACCGGACCGATGTCGGCCGACGGCGTGAACCTGGCACTGAACGACGGCCGCGCGGCCTTCCAGACCGTCTTCCACACCCATCTGCACGTCGTGCCACGGCACGACGGCGACAAGCTCAGCTTCGCCAAGGGCTTCCTGGTCCGCCGCGATCCCGACCCCGACGAGACCGCCGCCCTGGTACGCGCCTGCATCGGGTCGGCCGGATGA
- a CDS encoding type I polyketide synthase, with product MTVDQFRSGSQGAANAERPTATLIERLTQGEPYAISFGGQGGAWLPTLTELVVDADLEHRVATIVDSAERLVEPVADELVVARVSEFHPLTWVHAHDAGDDVPAEATLADFTLSGPGVLLTQLAAVEALRKQGLDTAALPPNAVVGHSQGSLATDAVGADGRVAESGQGLLLAVAHLIGAAGSLTARRRGLGVTTDGTPMLALTNISPARVDEILAQYRDGLPESDLTTAPVVAIRNSRTAVVLSGAPRHLAAFAALCERIAATEADERKRKVTGGAPFAPKFDHLQVSVAFHHPAMAEAVELVGQWADRCGIDRDLATRHAHDILVGHVDWVASVDAIVTGGAKWVLDFGPGDIATRLTASLVRGQGVGLVPAALRVGQRNLFSPGGVPEVATPWSQFAPTLVELPDGRTVVETSFTRLTGRSPMLLAGMTPTTVDPAIVAAAANAGHWAELAGGGQVTEEIFARNIATLTDLLEPGREAQFNALFLDPYLWKLQLGGKRIVQKARAQGAPLDGVIVSAGIPELEDAVALVDEFVEAGLRFVAFKPGTVEQIRSVVRIAAEVPHHPIIVQIEGGRAGGHHSWEDLDDLLVATYGELRARPNVVICVGGGIGTPERASEYLTGTWSAAHGYPAMPLDGILIGTAAMAAKEATTTPEVKQLLVDTAGIDEWIGAGHATAGMASGRSQLGADIHEVDNTASRCGRLLDEVAGDAEAVAARRDEIIAAMADTAKPYFGDVATMTYREWLDRYAALAVGDARGEQVPWADITWQQRFVEMLQRTEARMHPQDSGPIPTMFAEATAAADPHAAIDALGSVYPEIDTDILHPADVAFFLELCRTPGKPVNFVPVIDKDVRRWWRSDSLWQAHDPRYGADAVCVIPGPVAVAGITRVDEPVGELLDRFEARVAADLQAAGERPAAVASRHRAGLADEAGVLTSVLESDDVSWAGRIVASPIALLGDRDAWTVVGPERAEHAVSGAVLEQVAADAVTRFDLVVPISGASVRIPLLAGESLRDGGSPLVGLDDASNAMREILTVAAGGSLAEVNDGVSVTTVSWQPDSVADHAAVTGFSLPPHLRPTTPTDPFGFAVPDTLVGACWPSVFSVIGAARTESGDPVVEGLLDLVHLDHAIALTGEIPSAAAELTVTARAGAVRDADVGRVVEVSVEVAGPDGPIATLDERFAIRGRLGAAELTDPARAGGAPAAEQSATRKLIRTATITAPNRMNGFAVVSGDRNPIHTDASAAKLAGLGDPIVHGMWLSAAAQQVVTATDAKNPTPSPRPLIGWTARYLGMVRLGDRITVRVDRVGLDNGREVVEVSAKVGDNLVMSATGLLAAPRTVYAFPGQGIQSKGMGLDARSRSKAARKIWDRADKHTRAALGFSILAVVRDNPTTLVANGTTYNHPDGVLYLTQFTQVAMATLGVAQIAELKESGGFVEGAITCGHSVGEYNALAACAGVLPLEAVLEVVFQRGEAMHHLVPRDEQGRSDYRMAAIRPSQFGLADAEVTAFVSGVGAEAGEFLEVVNLNLLGSQYAIAGTVRGLELLEAEIDRRRAEFGGKRAFILIPGIDVPFHSSVLRAGVPEFRGKLAELLPADIDIDILIGRYIPNLVPRLFNLGRDFVEEIAALVPSDPLNEVLADWDAWEATPNELARVVLIELLAWQFASPVRWIETQELLFSGPERNGLAVQRFVEIGLKGAPTLSGLATNTLKLEDYAAATTEVLNVERDTDTILAKDAGHEPDEDELDVPAAAETSAADAAPAPAAAPAPAAPAAPAGGPRPDDIAFTPSDAVKSVIALWTKMRVDQIGSADTIEALCDGVSSRRNQLLLDIGGELGLGAIDGAAEADMTALSSTVETLARGYRPLGAVLTDAVSDQVRKVLGPLGKRQNYITDRVSSVWQLGQGWGLHTTVALALGTRDGASVRGEALGNLLDGPLTNTDSLDALIDKAVSAVGAVKGIPVGKPAAESGGGATVDAAALGEFTEQITGRSGALASAAYTLLDKLGLAEVADLAEAAADPNAELAELVSAELGSDWARTVAPSFDAAKVVLIDDRWATAREDLVRLWLTDEHDLDADFDTIVGGFAGAGDTVADHATWWQGKALANGSAVHGRVFGAIAHAAENPEKGAHSREIAVVTGASKGSIAAGVVAGLLAGGATVIATTSRLNSDRLAFYKKLYRENARAGAALWIAPANMASYADVDDLVDWIAAEQTENLGGTTAVVKPAMKPTLLFPFAAPRVAGDLTDAGGRAELEMKVLLWSVERLIGGLADVHSDHDIASRVHIVLPGSPNRGMFGGDGAYGESKASLDALVQRWSAEESWGSKTTLAHALIGWVRGTGLMGHNDGMVDAVEAAGVRTWSTAEMAANLLTLCTPEQRSSAASAPVLADFTGGLDSSTDLKALAATAAAAAEESTDTDEEPATTVAALPAPARAPKAMRPEWPAIDARPEDLVVIVGAGELGPFGSARTRFEMEVDEKLSAAGVLELAWNTGLVHWDSAPKPGWYDTESGDPVPESEIADRYHDEVVARCGIRRYADDGAMVDNTSPLLTSVFVDEDLTFTVNSEAEARAFASANPEKTRVAQNADGDWQVTRLAGTEIRVPRQFALTRTVGGQIPTGFDPTRWGVSPDMVESIDRVALWNLVATVDAFLSSGFTPSELMRWVHPGLVANTQGTGMGGMTSMRDLYVNTLLGEANANDILQEALPNIVAAHVVQSYVGSYGAMIHPVAACATAAVSVEEGVDKIRLGKALFAVAGGFDDLGIEGIVGFGSMSATADSAKMTARGIDDRRFSRANDRRRGGFVESAGGGTILLARGDVAAEMGLPVLGVVAWAQSFGDGVHTSIPAPGLGALGAARGSLSSPLARALGSLGVSADDVAVVSKHDTSTKANDPNESELHERLAAAIGRGKGAPLFVVSQKSLTGHAKGGAAAFQLIGLCQILRDGVIPPNRSLDCVDDKMAEYPHLVWPRETLQLGERFPLKAGLLTSLGFGHVSGLIAVVHPEAFIAALNPAERDAYRQRADERTRQGSQRFLQSICGGEPAYQRPPNRRFDESVDEHDAEAGMLLDPQTRLDGADVYVAGEPVAGSR from the coding sequence GTGACCGTCGACCAGTTCCGCTCCGGCTCGCAGGGCGCCGCCAACGCAGAACGCCCCACCGCCACGCTCATCGAGCGACTCACGCAGGGCGAGCCCTACGCGATCAGCTTCGGCGGGCAGGGCGGCGCATGGCTGCCCACGCTGACCGAGCTGGTCGTCGACGCCGACCTCGAACACCGGGTCGCCACGATCGTCGATTCCGCCGAACGGCTCGTCGAGCCGGTCGCCGACGAACTCGTCGTGGCACGTGTGTCCGAGTTCCACCCCCTCACCTGGGTCCACGCCCACGACGCGGGAGACGACGTCCCCGCCGAGGCCACTCTCGCCGACTTCACCCTCTCCGGCCCGGGCGTCCTGCTCACCCAGCTCGCCGCTGTGGAAGCCCTCCGCAAACAGGGTCTGGACACTGCCGCGCTGCCGCCGAACGCGGTGGTCGGGCATTCCCAGGGGTCGCTGGCCACCGATGCGGTCGGTGCCGACGGTCGGGTCGCGGAATCCGGTCAGGGTCTGTTGCTGGCGGTTGCGCACCTCATCGGCGCAGCCGGTTCGCTGACCGCGCGTCGCCGCGGGCTGGGCGTCACCACCGACGGCACGCCGATGCTCGCCCTGACCAACATCAGCCCGGCTCGCGTCGACGAGATCCTGGCGCAGTACCGCGACGGCCTGCCCGAGAGCGATCTGACGACGGCGCCGGTCGTCGCCATCAGGAACAGCCGTACCGCGGTGGTGCTGTCCGGTGCGCCGCGGCACCTCGCCGCCTTCGCCGCCCTCTGCGAGCGGATCGCCGCGACCGAGGCCGACGAGCGTAAGCGCAAGGTCACCGGTGGGGCACCCTTCGCGCCGAAGTTCGACCACCTGCAGGTGTCGGTCGCCTTCCACCACCCGGCGATGGCCGAGGCCGTCGAACTGGTCGGCCAGTGGGCCGATCGGTGCGGCATCGACCGTGACCTCGCCACCCGCCACGCCCACGACATCCTCGTCGGGCACGTCGACTGGGTCGCGTCGGTGGACGCGATCGTCACCGGTGGCGCCAAATGGGTCCTGGACTTCGGACCCGGAGACATCGCCACCCGCCTCACCGCCTCACTCGTCCGCGGACAGGGCGTCGGACTGGTTCCGGCCGCCCTGCGCGTCGGACAGCGCAACCTGTTCAGCCCGGGTGGCGTCCCCGAGGTCGCCACGCCGTGGTCTCAGTTCGCGCCGACCCTCGTCGAACTGCCCGACGGGCGCACCGTCGTCGAGACCTCCTTCACCCGGCTCACGGGACGGTCGCCGATGCTGCTCGCCGGCATGACGCCGACCACCGTCGATCCCGCGATCGTCGCCGCTGCGGCCAATGCCGGGCACTGGGCGGAACTGGCCGGCGGTGGCCAGGTCACCGAAGAGATCTTCGCGCGCAACATCGCCACGCTCACCGACCTGCTCGAGCCCGGCCGCGAGGCACAGTTCAACGCGCTGTTCCTCGACCCCTACCTGTGGAAGCTGCAGCTCGGCGGCAAGCGCATCGTGCAGAAGGCGCGTGCGCAGGGCGCCCCGCTCGACGGCGTGATCGTCTCCGCGGGCATCCCCGAGCTCGAGGACGCCGTTGCACTCGTCGACGAGTTCGTCGAAGCCGGACTCCGATTCGTGGCCTTCAAGCCCGGCACGGTCGAGCAGATCCGGTCCGTGGTGCGCATCGCGGCCGAAGTGCCGCACCACCCCATCATCGTCCAGATCGAGGGCGGTCGCGCCGGCGGTCACCACTCGTGGGAGGACCTCGACGACCTGCTGGTCGCCACCTACGGCGAGCTTCGTGCCCGCCCCAATGTCGTGATCTGCGTCGGCGGCGGCATCGGCACCCCCGAACGCGCCAGCGAGTACCTCACCGGCACCTGGTCGGCCGCCCACGGCTACCCGGCCATGCCACTGGATGGCATCCTCATCGGCACCGCGGCCATGGCGGCGAAGGAAGCGACAACCACCCCTGAGGTCAAGCAGCTCCTCGTCGACACCGCCGGTATCGACGAGTGGATCGGAGCCGGTCACGCCACCGCCGGAATGGCCTCCGGCCGGTCCCAGCTCGGCGCCGACATCCACGAGGTCGACAACACCGCCTCACGGTGCGGTCGACTGCTCGACGAGGTCGCCGGTGACGCCGAGGCCGTCGCCGCCCGCCGCGACGAGATCATCGCCGCGATGGCCGACACCGCGAAGCCCTACTTCGGCGACGTCGCCACCATGACCTACCGCGAGTGGCTCGACCGATACGCCGCCCTGGCCGTCGGCGACGCCCGTGGTGAACAGGTCCCGTGGGCCGACATCACCTGGCAGCAGCGCTTCGTGGAGATGTTGCAGCGCACCGAGGCGCGCATGCACCCCCAGGACTCCGGGCCCATCCCGACGATGTTCGCCGAGGCCACCGCCGCCGCCGATCCGCATGCCGCGATCGACGCGCTCGGCAGCGTGTACCCCGAGATCGACACCGACATCCTGCATCCCGCGGACGTCGCCTTCTTCCTCGAGCTCTGCCGCACTCCCGGCAAGCCCGTCAACTTCGTGCCGGTCATCGACAAGGACGTGCGCCGGTGGTGGCGCAGTGACTCCCTGTGGCAGGCCCACGATCCCCGCTACGGCGCCGACGCCGTGTGCGTCATCCCGGGGCCGGTTGCCGTCGCGGGCATCACCCGCGTCGACGAGCCCGTCGGTGAGTTGCTCGACCGATTCGAGGCGCGCGTCGCCGCCGACCTACAGGCCGCAGGGGAGCGTCCGGCCGCCGTCGCCTCCCGGCACCGCGCCGGGCTGGCCGACGAGGCCGGCGTGCTGACCTCGGTGCTGGAGTCCGACGACGTCAGCTGGGCGGGCCGGATCGTGGCGAGTCCGATCGCATTGCTCGGTGATCGTGACGCCTGGACCGTGGTCGGACCCGAGCGGGCCGAGCACGCCGTGAGCGGAGCGGTCCTGGAACAGGTCGCCGCCGATGCCGTCACCCGTTTCGACCTCGTCGTCCCGATCTCGGGTGCGTCCGTGCGCATCCCGCTGCTGGCCGGCGAGAGCCTGCGCGACGGAGGTTCGCCGCTGGTCGGCCTCGACGACGCGTCGAACGCGATGCGCGAGATCCTCACCGTGGCCGCCGGCGGCAGCCTCGCCGAGGTGAACGACGGTGTGTCGGTCACGACTGTCTCCTGGCAGCCGGACTCGGTCGCCGACCACGCGGCGGTGACCGGTTTCTCCCTGCCGCCACACCTGCGTCCGACCACCCCGACCGACCCGTTCGGGTTCGCCGTGCCCGACACCCTGGTCGGCGCCTGCTGGCCGAGCGTCTTCAGCGTCATCGGCGCCGCCCGCACCGAGTCCGGTGACCCGGTGGTCGAGGGACTGCTCGATCTGGTCCACCTCGATCATGCGATCGCGCTGACCGGCGAGATCCCCTCCGCGGCTGCCGAACTCACCGTCACCGCGCGCGCCGGCGCGGTCCGTGACGCCGACGTGGGCCGAGTTGTCGAGGTGTCGGTGGAAGTCGCCGGGCCGGACGGCCCGATCGCGACGCTCGACGAGCGTTTCGCGATCCGTGGACGCCTGGGCGCCGCTGAGCTCACCGACCCGGCCCGGGCCGGAGGTGCGCCTGCCGCCGAGCAGTCGGCCACCCGGAAGCTGATCCGGACGGCCACCATCACCGCGCCGAACCGGATGAACGGCTTCGCCGTCGTGTCCGGTGACCGCAACCCCATCCACACCGACGCGTCCGCGGCCAAGCTCGCCGGTCTCGGTGACCCGATCGTGCACGGGATGTGGTTGTCCGCGGCCGCCCAGCAGGTCGTCACGGCGACCGACGCGAAGAACCCGACGCCGTCGCCCCGTCCGCTGATCGGCTGGACCGCACGCTATCTCGGCATGGTCCGGCTCGGCGACCGCATCACCGTGCGCGTCGACCGCGTGGGCCTCGACAACGGCCGCGAGGTCGTCGAGGTGAGCGCCAAGGTCGGCGACAACCTGGTGATGAGCGCGACCGGCCTGCTCGCCGCCCCGCGCACCGTCTACGCATTCCCCGGCCAGGGCATCCAGAGCAAGGGCATGGGACTCGACGCCCGGTCCCGGTCGAAGGCCGCCCGGAAGATCTGGGACCGCGCCGACAAGCACACCCGTGCGGCACTCGGCTTCTCGATCCTGGCTGTCGTCCGCGACAATCCGACGACGCTCGTCGCCAACGGGACCACCTACAACCACCCCGACGGCGTGCTGTACCTGACGCAGTTCACCCAGGTGGCCATGGCGACGCTCGGTGTCGCCCAGATCGCCGAACTCAAGGAATCCGGCGGGTTCGTCGAGGGCGCCATCACCTGTGGTCACTCCGTGGGCGAGTACAACGCGCTGGCCGCGTGCGCCGGAGTGCTGCCGCTCGAAGCCGTCCTGGAGGTCGTGTTCCAGCGCGGCGAGGCCATGCACCACCTCGTCCCGCGGGATGAGCAGGGACGCAGCGACTATCGGATGGCGGCCATCCGGCCGAGTCAGTTCGGTCTGGCCGATGCCGAGGTCACCGCGTTCGTGTCCGGCGTCGGTGCCGAGGCGGGCGAGTTCCTCGAGGTCGTCAACCTCAACCTGCTCGGCTCGCAGTACGCGATCGCCGGCACGGTTCGTGGCCTCGAACTCCTCGAAGCCGAGATCGACCGGCGCCGCGCCGAATTCGGCGGGAAGCGGGCCTTCATCCTGATCCCGGGCATCGACGTCCCGTTCCACTCCAGTGTGCTGCGTGCCGGCGTCCCGGAGTTCCGCGGCAAGCTCGCCGAACTGCTGCCGGCCGACATCGACATCGACATCCTCATCGGTCGTTACATCCCGAACCTGGTGCCCCGTCTGTTCAATCTCGGGCGCGACTTCGTCGAGGAGATCGCGGCACTGGTGCCGTCGGATCCGCTGAACGAGGTCCTCGCCGACTGGGATGCCTGGGAGGCGACCCCGAACGAACTCGCCCGCGTGGTCCTGATCGAGCTGCTCGCCTGGCAGTTCGCCAGTCCGGTGCGGTGGATCGAGACCCAGGAACTGCTGTTCAGCGGACCCGAGCGGAACGGGCTGGCGGTACAGCGCTTCGTCGAGATCGGTCTGAAGGGAGCCCCGACGCTGTCGGGTCTGGCCACCAACACGCTCAAGCTCGAGGACTACGCCGCGGCCACCACCGAGGTCCTCAACGTCGAGCGGGACACCGACACGATCCTGGCCAAGGATGCCGGTCACGAGCCCGACGAGGACGAACTCGACGTTCCCGCGGCGGCCGAGACGTCGGCGGCGGACGCCGCCCCGGCGCCCGCGGCCGCGCCCGCCCCGGCCGCTCCTGCGGCTCCCGCGGGTGGTCCGCGGCCCGATGACATCGCCTTCACCCCCTCGGACGCGGTGAAGTCCGTCATCGCACTGTGGACCAAGATGCGCGTCGATCAGATCGGCTCCGCGGACACGATCGAGGCGCTGTGCGACGGCGTGTCGTCGCGGCGCAACCAGCTGCTGCTCGACATCGGCGGCGAACTCGGCCTCGGTGCCATCGACGGTGCCGCCGAAGCCGACATGACCGCGCTGTCGTCCACGGTCGAGACCCTCGCCCGCGGATACCGCCCGCTGGGCGCGGTGCTCACCGACGCGGTGAGCGATCAGGTGCGCAAGGTGCTCGGTCCGCTGGGCAAGCGCCAGAACTACATCACCGACCGCGTGTCGAGTGTCTGGCAGCTGGGACAGGGGTGGGGTCTGCACACCACCGTCGCGCTGGCGCTGGGCACCCGCGACGGTGCGTCCGTCCGCGGTGAGGCCCTGGGCAACCTGCTCGACGGGCCGCTGACGAACACCGACTCCCTCGATGCGCTCATCGACAAGGCCGTGTCCGCGGTGGGTGCGGTCAAGGGCATCCCGGTCGGCAAGCCGGCGGCCGAATCCGGCGGTGGCGCAACGGTCGACGCCGCGGCGCTGGGTGAGTTCACCGAACAGATCACCGGTCGCTCCGGCGCGCTGGCGTCGGCTGCGTACACCCTGCTGGACAAGCTCGGACTCGCCGAGGTCGCCGATCTCGCCGAGGCGGCTGCGGACCCGAACGCCGAGCTCGCCGAGCTCGTCAGCGCCGAACTCGGTTCGGACTGGGCCCGGACCGTCGCGCCGTCCTTCGACGCGGCCAAGGTCGTCCTCATCGACGACCGGTGGGCAACCGCCCGTGAGGATCTCGTCCGGTTGTGGCTGACCGACGAGCACGATCTCGACGCCGACTTCGACACGATCGTCGGCGGGTTCGCCGGAGCCGGTGACACCGTCGCCGACCACGCCACCTGGTGGCAGGGCAAGGCGCTCGCGAACGGAAGTGCCGTGCACGGCCGCGTCTTCGGCGCGATCGCGCACGCCGCGGAGAATCCCGAGAAGGGTGCCCACAGCCGCGAGATCGCCGTGGTGACCGGCGCGAGCAAGGGTTCCATCGCCGCCGGCGTGGTCGCCGGGCTGCTGGCCGGCGGTGCGACCGTGATCGCGACGACGTCGCGCCTGAACTCCGACCGTCTCGCGTTCTACAAGAAGCTGTACCGCGAGAACGCCCGGGCCGGTGCCGCGCTGTGGATCGCCCCGGCGAACATGGCCTCCTACGCCGACGTCGACGACCTCGTCGACTGGATCGCGGCCGAGCAGACCGAGAACCTCGGTGGCACAACGGCAGTGGTGAAGCCGGCGATGAAGCCGACGCTGCTCTTCCCGTTCGCCGCACCGCGGGTCGCCGGTGACCTCACCGACGCCGGTGGTCGTGCCGAGCTGGAGATGAAGGTGCTCCTCTGGTCGGTGGAGCGGCTCATCGGCGGGCTCGCCGACGTCCATTCCGACCACGACATCGCTTCGCGCGTGCACATCGTGCTCCCCGGTTCGCCGAACCGCGGCATGTTCGGTGGCGACGGCGCCTACGGCGAGAGCAAGGCCTCGCTCGATGCGCTGGTGCAGCGCTGGTCGGCCGAGGAGTCCTGGGGTTCCAAGACGACGCTCGCCCATGCCCTGATCGGCTGGGTGCGCGGCACCGGACTGATGGGTCACAACGACGGAATGGTCGACGCGGTCGAGGCGGCGGGTGTGCGCACCTGGAGCACGGCGGAGATGGCGGCGAACCTGCTGACCCTGTGCACGCCCGAGCAGCGTTCGAGCGCCGCGAGCGCACCGGTGCTCGCCGACTTCACCGGCGGCCTGGACAGCTCGACCGACCTGAAGGCGCTCGCGGCCACCGCGGCGGCGGCCGCCGAGGAGTCCACGGACACCGACGAAGAGCCGGCGACAACCGTCGCGGCGTTGCCCGCACCGGCGCGCGCGCCGAAGGCGATGCGTCCCGAGTGGCCCGCGATCGACGCCCGACCCGAGGACCTCGTGGTCATCGTGGGCGCCGGTGAGCTCGGCCCGTTCGGTTCGGCCCGCACTCGCTTCGAGATGGAGGTCGACGAGAAACTCTCGGCCGCAGGTGTTCTCGAGCTCGCCTGGAACACCGGACTGGTGCACTGGGATTCGGCGCCGAAGCCGGGCTGGTACGACACCGAGTCCGGAGACCCGGTGCCGGAGAGCGAGATCGCCGATCGGTACCACGACGAGGTCGTCGCGCGCTGCGGCATCCGCCGCTACGCCGACGACGGCGCGATGGTCGACAACACCTCGCCGCTGCTCACCTCGGTCTTCGTCGACGAGGACCTGACCTTCACGGTCAACTCCGAGGCCGAGGCGCGGGCGTTCGCCAGTGCCAACCCGGAGAAGACCCGCGTCGCGCAGAACGCCGACGGCGACTGGCAGGTCACCCGCCTGGCGGGCACCGAGATCCGCGTCCCGCGTCAGTTCGCGCTGACCCGGACCGTGGGCGGTCAGATCCCGACCGGCTTCGACCCGACCCGCTGGGGCGTCAGCCCCGACATGGTGGAGTCGATCGACCGGGTCGCACTGTGGAACCTGGTGGCCACGGTCGACGCGTTCCTGTCGTCGGGCTTCACCCCGAGCGAGCTGATGCGCTGGGTGCACCCCGGTCTGGTGGCCAACACGCAGGGCACCGGCATGGGCGGCATGACCTCGATGCGCGACCTGTACGTCAACACCCTGCTGGGCGAGGCCAACGCGAACGACATCCTGCAGGAGGCGCTGCCGAACATCGTTGCGGCACACGTGGTCCAGTCGTATGTCGGTAGCTACGGCGCGATGATCCACCCGGTGGCGGCGTGCGCAACGGCCGCGGTGTCGGTCGAGGAGGGCGTCGACAAGATCCGCCTCGGCAAGGCGCTGTTCGCGGTCGCGGGCGGCTTCGACGACCTGGGTATCGAGGGCATCGTCGGCTTCGGTTCGATGTCGGCGACCGCGGACTCGGCGAAGATGACCGCGCGCGGCATCGACGACCGCCGGTTCTCGCGGGCCAACGACCGTCGACGCGGCGGGTTCGTCGAATCGGCCGGCGGCGGCACGATCCTGCTCGCCCGCGGCGACGTCGCGGCCGAGATGGGGCTGCCGGTGCTCGGTGTGGTCGCATGGGCACAGAGCTTCGGCGACGGCGTGCACACCTCGATCCCGGCTCCGGGGCTCGGTGCCCTGGGCGCGGCTCGCGGGTCGCTGTCCTCGCCGCTGGCCCGCGCGCTGGGCTCGCTCGGTGTCAGTGCCGACGACGTGGCGGTCGTGTCGAAGCACGACACCTCCACCAAGGCCAACGATCCGAACGAGTCGGAGCTGCACGAGCGGCTCGCGGCGGCGATCGGCCGCGGCAAGGGCGCACCGCTGTTCGTGGTGTCGCAGAAGTCGCTGACCGGTCACGCCAAGGGTGGCGCGGCCGCCTTCCAGCTCATCGGCCTGTGCCAGATCCTGCGCGACGGCGTCATCCCGCCGAACCGCAGCCTCGACTGCGTCGACGACAAGATGGCGGAATACCCGCACCTGGTGTGGCCGCGCGAGACGCTGCAGCTCGGCGAGCGGTTCCCGCTCAAGGCCGGCCTGCTGACCAGCCTCGGCTTCGGCCACGTGTCCGGGCTCATCGCGGTGGTGCACCCGGAGGCGTTCATCGCCGCGCTGAACCCGGCGGAGCGCGACGCCTACCGTCAGCGCGCCGACGAGCGCACGCGTCAGGGCAGCCAGCGCTTCCTGCAGTCGATCTGTGGTGGCGAGCCCGCCTACCAGCGTCCGCCGAACCGTCGCTTCGACGAGTCGGTCGACGAGCACGACGCCGAGGCGGGCATGCTGCTCGATCCGCAGACCCGTCTGGATGGCGCCGACGTCTACGTCGCCGGTGAGCCGGTGGCGGGAAGCCGGTGA
- a CDS encoding holo-ACP synthase — translation MSVLGVGIDIVSIPEFGEQLRQPGTTFADRFTVGERRDSAAGTGDDARHLAARWAAKEAVVKAWSVSRFSRSPLLPLIRHSDIEVVTDTWGRPAIRLSGEIGEHLRDTNVHVSLTHDGDTAAAVAILEGR, via the coding sequence ATGAGCGTTCTCGGGGTGGGGATCGACATCGTGTCGATCCCGGAGTTCGGCGAGCAACTCCGGCAGCCGGGTACGACGTTCGCCGACCGGTTCACGGTCGGCGAGCGTCGGGACTCGGCCGCCGGGACCGGTGACGACGCCCGGCATCTGGCCGCCCGCTGGGCGGCCAAGGAGGCCGTCGTGAAGGCGTGGTCGGTGAGCCGCTTCTCGCGTTCGCCGCTGCTGCCGCTCATCCGGCACAGCGACATCGAGGTCGTGACCGACACCTGGGGCCGCCCGGCCATCCGGCTGTCCGGCGAGATCGGTGAACACTTGCGCGACACGAACGTTCACGTGTCGCTGACCCATGACGGCGACACCGCCGCCGCCGTGGCGATCCTCGAGGGCAGGTGA